Within the Saccharopolyspora gloriosae genome, the region CAACTTCGCGGCCGACCTCTCGCCGACTTCAGGTGTCTGCCATTGCTGCGCGAGGTCGTGCCAGACGTACTCCGGATCGAACAGGCCCACGGCATCGCTGGCCCAGGTTCGCAGCAGGTCGGGGCGTGTCATGGCCACCGCTACGACGACGGCTCCGCCCAGGTCGTGGCCGACGAGGTCGACCGGTTCGCCGAAAGCATCCAGCTCCGCTACGAGCCAGTCCCGGTAGTCCGCCAGAGTGCAGCCGAAACCGTCCGGGATGGGAGCGCCGAATCCGGGCGGGGACAGGCGAACGACGTCCGAGCGGCCCAACTCGGCGCACAGCGGTCCCCACACCTCGCCGGTCTCGGGATTCCCGTTCACGAACACCACAGGCATGGGTCTCCTGACCTAGAGCGGTTCAACGTTCTTGTGGTTCGGCGAACGAGTTCGGTGTTCGCTCGCGATGTTTCCGCCACCGCCACCCCGATCAGAACGAGCTCACCTGGCGGAGTTCCCGTTCCAGCCGGTCGAATCCGCGACGACGTCACCGCCGACGTTTCGTGCGGAGGTAGTCGCCGACGACCGCCGCGCCCAAGCCGTCGGCGCTCGGAGCGACGACTCGGCCGCCGCCGCGGCGCGCGAGGATGTCGACGAACGCCTCCAGGCGCGGGTCCTCGCCGAGCATGAACACGCTCAACGTGGCGCCCAGCCGGTGCAGCGAGTCCACTTCGGACAGTGTGACGCCGAGAGTGCGCGGGGTCGGCGGATACTGGAACACGGCCTCGCCGTCGGCTTCCAGATGCGCCGTCGGCTCGCCGTCGGTGACGACCAGCACCACCGGCTGCGCGTCCGGATTCCGCCGCACGTGCCGTCCCGCCAGCAGCAGCGCGTGGTGCAGGTTGGTGCCCTGCTCCCACGTTCCCTCCAGCGCCGCCAGCTCACCGACGTCCACAGTGGACGCATGACGGCCGAAGGTGATCAGCTGCAGCGCGTCCGACCGGAACCGGGTGCTGACCAGGTGGTTCAGCGCCAGCGCGGTGCGCTTCATCGGCACCCAGCGGCCGTCCTGCACCATCGACCACGAGGTGTCCACGCAGAGCGCCACGGCCGCGCGAGAACGCTGCTCGGTCTCGGCGACCTCCAGGTCCTCGATGTCCAGCCGAGGCGCCGAGGGGCCGGCCGCCGCGCGCCGCAGCACCGCGTTGCGCACCGTGCGGCCCGCGTCCCACGGTTCGGTGTCGCCATAAGCCCACGGGCGGGTCGTGCCGGTGAGTTCCCCGGCCGCACCCGCCCGGTCGGTGTCGCGCTCGCCTTTGCGGGAACGCAACTGGGAGATCACCGATTGCAGCGCGGTCTCCCCCAGCCTGCGCATCGCCCGCGGGCTCAGCTGGAGGTTCCCGTCGGCACCGCGTTGCAGCAGTCCCTGCTGCCGCAGCTGCTTCTCGATGTCGGCGAGCCGCTGCGCGTCCACCACGGCCCGCTCGCCGAGCTGCCGCTCCAGTGCTTCCAGGTCGATGTCCTGCAGGCTCGCCCCCGGGTAGGACTGGCCCAGCTGCTCGGCGAGCTGCTCCAGCTCACCGAGCTCGGCCATCGCCTCGGTCGCCTCCGCCAAGCCCATCGGCTGATCACCGCGGAACCGGCCGCGACCCGACCAGTCCGCACCCGGCCGCAACGACCGCAGCTGCTGATCCATCCGGTTGAGCGCCTGGCCGATGCGGGGATCACCGAACGCCTGCTGCGAGAGCTCGGCCAGCTCGGCGCGCTGCTGCTCGCTCATCGAGTTCAGCATCCGCTGCGCGGCCGCCGAACGAGCCGCCAGCGCGTCGATCAGCTCATCCACGTCGCGTGGGTTCTCCGGGAAGAACTCGCCGTGCTCGGCCATGAACCGGCCGAACCGCTCCGGGACATCGGCATCGCCGCGGGCGTGCGCGGCCAGCAGTTCCGAGAGGTCGTCTAGCATCGCGCGGACCCGCTCGACGTCCTCCGGGGTGGTGTCCTGCAACGCGTCCTTCATGCCTTTGAAGCGCTGTTCCAGGAGTTCGCCGCCCAGCAGCCGCTGGATCTCCTCGAACGTCTCCCGCGCCTCGGACGAACGCCAGTCGTACTCGGCGAGTTCGCGCACCGAACCGCCCGCGTCCGGTGGCAGCGCGCTCAGCTGCAGTTCGCGGAACCGCGCGTCCTCGCCGTCCTCCGCCGCCAGCGCCTGCCGCTCCTGGTCGAGGGCGCGGTCCAGCAACCTGCGCACCTCCTGCACCGTGCCGTCCAGGTTGTGCCGACGCTGCAATTCGCTGCGGCGCTGCCACAACCGGCGGGTGAGCTCGTCGAGGCCGCTGGTGCCGCGCGTCCCGGTGCGCAGCAACTCCTCCAGCGCCGAGCGCGGCGATGCTCCCTCCATCACGTCCCGGCCGATCTGATCGAGCGCGGAACGCAGGTCCACCGGCGGCTCCAGCGGATCGGAACCACCGTGCCAAGCCCCGTAGTGGTAACGGCGAGCGCGGCCGGTCATCAGCGTCCTTTCAGAACCATCTGCGTAGCGGGTCAGGTGGCGGAACCTCAGCGGCTCTCTCGCTGCCCCCTGCCGTGTGACCTCGATTTCTCAAGCAGCCCTGGCGAGCGCGGCCGGTCATCAGCCGTACACCGATCGCTGGTCTTCGGTGTCCTTGGCGAGCTTCTTCGCCAGGTACAGGGATTCCAGCGCCAGCTCCACCGCGCTCGCGATGCGGCCCGGCGGATCACCGGCGCGCACGTCGAGCCGTTCGGCGACCTGGTGCAGCACCGGCAGTTCCGGCAGCGCGGTGAGCACGTCGGAGCCCGCGATGCGCTCCCCCGTCGCGACCTGGTGACCGCCGGTGACGGCATCGGCGAGCGAGTGCAGGTCCAGCCCGGCGAACAGGCCGCGCGCGGTGTCGGCCACCGATCGGCGCAGCAGGTAGCCGAGGATCTCGTCCTCGCGGCCCTCCTCGCCGGCCTCGAACTCCAGCTTGCCGCGCAGCACCGCGGGCACCGCGTCCAGATCCACCGGCCGCGCCACCGCCGGGTCCTCCCCGGTCAGTGCCGCCCGGTGCACGGCCGCCGCCGCCACGGTCTCCGCCGCCGCGATCGCGAACCGAGCCGAGACGCCGGAACGTTGATCCACCGCCGAGGACTCCCGCAGGTGCCCCACGAACCGGGCCAGCACCTCCAGCAGGTGGTCCCCGACCTCGGCCTCCAGGAGCGCTTCCTGGCGGATCAGGGAGATCTCGTCTTCGAGGTCGAACGGGTAGTGCGTGCGGATCTCCGCGCCGAAGCGGTCCTTGAGCGGCGTGATGATCCGGCCGCGGTTGGTGTAGTCCTCCGGGTTCGCGGTCGCGACCAGCAGCACGTCCAGCGGCAGGCGCAGGCTGTAGCCGCGGATCTGGATGTCCCGCTCCTCCATCACGTTCAGCAGCGCCACCTGGATCCGCTCGGCCAGGTCGGGCAGCTCGTTGATGGTCACGATGCCGCGGTGCGCCCGCGGCACCAGTCCGAAGTGGATGGTCTCCGGGTCGCCGAGCGATCGGCCCTCGGCGACCTTCACCGGATCCACGTCGCCGATGAGGTCGCCGACGGCGGTGTCCGGGGTCGCCAGCTTCTCCACGTAGCGTTCACCGCGGTGCCGCCACTCGACGGGCAACGCGTCGCCCTCCTCGGCGGCGCGGCGCAGCGAGACGGGCGTGATCGGTTCCAGCGGGTGTTCGTCGAGTTCGGAGCCGGGAATCACCGGCGTCCATTCGTCGAGCAGTGCGGTCAATCCGCGCAGCAGCCGCGTTTTGCCCTGTCCCCGCTCGCCGAGCAGCACCACGTCGTGGCCGGCGATCAAGGCGCGCTCCAGCTGCGGCAGCACGGTGCGCTCGAAGCCGACGATGCCCGACCACAAGGGATTCCCGGAGCGCAGCGCGGTCAGCAGGTTGCGGCGCACCTCGACCTTCACGCTGTACGGCAGGTATCCGCTGACACGCAGCTCGCCCGCCGTACTGGGCAGTCCGGTGGGTGGGGTCCGAGAGTTCGTCACCCGTTCGACGCTACTCGTTCCCCACGACGGCCGCGAACACGTCACGGAACGGAAACGCCGATGTGCCAACGGGTTTCCGCATCGCGGGACCGATCTCGGTGATCAGCGGCTCGGCATCCCCCACCGGACGCCGGGAAGTCGCCGATCTCCCCGCGCGTGGCGCGCGCCGGGACATCGCCGAAGCCGCCGACGCAACCGCGCGCACGCTCCGGTCTCGAACGCCGAACGTCCCAGGCCGCGCACTGGGAAACGGTGTTCACGCGACGTGTCGGGCGCCACTGGCACACCGAGCGTACCGACGAGTAGAAAGGTGGACGGCCCCGGCAGAGGAGAAGGATCCAGTGAGCCCGTTGCAGATCGAGACCGATCCAGTCCAGGCGGGCTTCGACCCGGAACGCCTTCAGCGCATCGACCGCCACTTCGCGTCCTACGTCACCGACGGAAAGCTCCCCGGCTGGCAGGTGCTCATCGCCCGCCGCGGCCGGATCGCGCACCTGAGCAGCCACGGGCATCGCGACGTGGCCACCGCCGCGCCCATCGAGAACGACACGATCTTCCGCATCTACTCGATGACGAAGCCGATCACGTCGGTCGCGGCGATGATGCTCTACGAGGAGGGCGCGTTCGAGCTCACCGACCCGGTCAGCACGCTCATCCCATCGTTCGCCGACCAGCGCGTCTACACCGGTGGCCCCGCCAAAGCCCCGCAGACGCGGCCCGCGACCGAGCCGGTGCGGATCTGGCACCTGCTCACCCACACCGCCGGGCTCACCTACGGCTTCAACCGGATCCACCCGGTCGACGAGCTCTACCGGCGCACCGGATACGACTACGGCACCCCCGACCAAGACCTCGCCGCGGTGTGCGACGACTACGCGTCGATGCCGCTGCTGTTCGAACCGGGCAGCTCCTGGAACTACGGCGTCTCCACCGACGTGCTGGGGCGCGTCGTGGAGGTCGCTTCCGGGATGGGGCTCGACGAGTTCTTCCGCACCCGCATCTTCGAACCGCTCGGCATGACCGACACCGGCTTCGGCGTGGCACCGCAGGACAAGGACCGGCTCGCGTCGCTGTACCTCGCCGACGCCGCGGGCAATGCCACCGTGCCGCGCAACTCCCCGCCGGACGGGGCGCCGCGAGCGCTGTCCGGCGGTGGCGGGCTCGTGTCCACCGCCTACGACTACCACCGCTTCACCGGCATGCTGCTCGGCGGCGGCGCGCTCGACGGAGTGCGGCTGCTCAGCGACCGCACGCTGCGCTACATGGGCCGCAACCACCTGCCCGGTGGCGCGCACCTGGACCAGATCGCCAACGGCTCGTTCTCCGAGGTCTCCAACGCGGGCAAGGGCTTCGGGCTCGGCTTCGCCGTGGTGGAAGACCCGGTCGCCTCGCACGTCGTGTCCACTCCCGGCGAACTGTCCTGGGGCGGGATGGCCAGCACGGTGTTCTGGGTGGACCCGGCCGAGGACCTGTCGGTGCAGTTCTTCACCCAGCTCATCCCGTCCGGCACCCACCCCATCCGCTCCCAGCTTCACCAGCTCGTCTACCAGGCACTCGTGGACTGAGGGGATCCGCGCGGCTGACCGGGTGACGGGGCCTCAGCGCTGGCGGTAGCGGGCGAAGCCGCCCTCGGATTCGATCACCTGGCCGGTGATCCAGCGGGCCTCGTCGGTGCACAGCCAGGTGATCAGCCGGGCCGGATCGTCCGGCTCGCCCCACCGGCCGAACGGGAACATGTGGCCGATCGTCGCCCAGTGCTCCTCGGTGAGATAGCCGGTCTGCACCGGGCCGGGGTTCACCGTGTTCACCGTGATGCCCGAGTCGGCGAGCTGTTCGGCGATGGTCAGGGTGATCTCGGCGAGCGCGCCCTTCGCCGCCGCGTAGGCGATCTCGGGCATCGGACCGGCGCGCTGTCCCGAAGTCAGGAACACCACGCGCCCACCGGGCGACCCGCCGCGCACGGCGGCGAACTCCTGCGCGAGCAGGATCGACGAGCGGGTGTTCACCGCCCAATGCCCGTCCAGCTTCGCCGCGTCCAGCTCGCCCAGCGCGCCGTCGGACCCGTTGCGGGCGTGGTTGCACACCAGCACGTCGAGCCGCCCGAACTCGTCCACCGCCCGCCGCACCAACCGAGCCGGTTCGTCCGGGCCGGCCAGGTCCCCGGCGGCGTCGGCGATGCGCGCCGAGCTCGACAGGTGCCCGGCCACGCCGGCGCGGACCTCGTCGAGATCGTCGGCACCCCACGGTTGCGCCACGTCGTGCGGCCGGTGGTGGTGCAGGAACACGCTCGCGCCCCAGGCCGCCATCCGGGACGCGATCGCGAATCCGATGCCCTGCCTGCGACTCACGCCCGTCACCAGCGCCGTCCGGCCGCGCAACGGGAACGGGTCGCGGGCGAGCGAACGCTCACCGTCTGTGGTCATGCCCGCATGATCGCGTAGCGATATGTCCGGCGCATCCGATTTTTCCGAGGCCGACGCTCAGAACGCGGGCCACGGGATCGCGGGCCACTCGCCGGACGGGGCGGGGAACTCCGCCGCGCCCAGCAGCGCGTCCACTCGTTCCGCGACGGCCTGCACTTCCTTCGGCGTGATGTGCTCGGCCAGCCGACCGGCGAGCTCGCCCTCCAGCAGGGCGCGGAACCGGCTCAGCGCCTCGAGCGCGTCCTCGGGCAACCGCTCCCCGATCCAGCCCCACAAGACCGTGCGCAGCTTGTTCTCCGCGTTCAGGCTCACCCCGTGGTCCACGCCGAACACCTCGCCACGCGGCGAGTGCAGCACGTGACCGCCCTTGCGGTCGGCGTTGTTGATCACGATGTCGAGCACCGCGAGCCGCCGCAACACCTCATGATCGGAATGCGCCAGCACCACCGGGTCACCGCGGTGGTCGTGCGCGCGCAACACCGCCCGCCAGCCGTCCGGGACCTCCGCAGGCGCGGTCAGGTCGACGAGCTCCGAGTCCTCTTCGGTGTCCACCCACAGCTGCACCATGCCCGGCCCGAACGGCCCGTCCCGCAACAGCGTCGGCGGAATCAGGTCCCAGCCCAGCGCCTCGGCGATCAGGAACGAGCCGACTTCCCGTCCGGCCAGCGTGCCGTCCGGGAAGTCCCACAGCGGGCGTTCCCCGCGAACCGGTTTGTACACGCACTCGGCGGCCGCGCCGTTGTGCTCGATGGAGCAGAACAACGTGGCGTTCGAGGCTTCCACGAGCCGACCCTCGACCTCGATGCGGCCGTGTGCCAGGACCTCGCGAACGACCGGATCATCGGGATGCACGGGCGGCTAGTCCTCCTCCGAGCGGCGGTAACCGTTCTGCCTGGGGCAGATG harbors:
- a CDS encoding serine hydrolase, giving the protein MSPLQIETDPVQAGFDPERLQRIDRHFASYVTDGKLPGWQVLIARRGRIAHLSSHGHRDVATAAPIENDTIFRIYSMTKPITSVAAMMLYEEGAFELTDPVSTLIPSFADQRVYTGGPAKAPQTRPATEPVRIWHLLTHTAGLTYGFNRIHPVDELYRRTGYDYGTPDQDLAAVCDDYASMPLLFEPGSSWNYGVSTDVLGRVVEVASGMGLDEFFRTRIFEPLGMTDTGFGVAPQDKDRLASLYLADAAGNATVPRNSPPDGAPRALSGGGGLVSTAYDYHRFTGMLLGGGALDGVRLLSDRTLRYMGRNHLPGGAHLDQIANGSFSEVSNAGKGFGLGFAVVEDPVASHVVSTPGELSWGGMASTVFWVDPAEDLSVQFFTQLIPSGTHPIRSQLHQLVYQALVD
- a CDS encoding alpha/beta fold hydrolase is translated as MPVVFVNGNPETGEVWGPLCAELGRSDVVRLSPPGFGAPIPDGFGCTLADYRDWLVAELDAFGEPVDLVGHDLGGAVVVAVAMTRPDLLRTWASDAVGLFDPEYVWHDLAQQWQTPEVGERSAAKLLGGTLDERTERMVARGIDRPVAARLAAGQGPEMIRAILTFYRSAVQPVMADFGRELPAAAARPGLAIVATDDHVGGSQDMRGRSADRAGAHVATLGGLGHWWMVQDPVRGAAALTSFWSESAA
- a CDS encoding SCO1664 family protein, with the protein product MHPDDPVVREVLAHGRIEVEGRLVEASNATLFCSIEHNGAAAECVYKPVRGERPLWDFPDGTLAGREVGSFLIAEALGWDLIPPTLLRDGPFGPGMVQLWVDTEEDSELVDLTAPAEVPDGWRAVLRAHDHRGDPVVLAHSDHEVLRRLAVLDIVINNADRKGGHVLHSPRGEVFGVDHGVSLNAENKLRTVLWGWIGERLPEDALEALSRFRALLEGELAGRLAEHITPKEVQAVAERVDALLGAAEFPAPSGEWPAIPWPAF
- a CDS encoding ATP-binding protein gives rise to the protein MTNSRTPPTGLPSTAGELRVSGYLPYSVKVEVRRNLLTALRSGNPLWSGIVGFERTVLPQLERALIAGHDVVLLGERGQGKTRLLRGLTALLDEWTPVIPGSELDEHPLEPITPVSLRRAAEEGDALPVEWRHRGERYVEKLATPDTAVGDLIGDVDPVKVAEGRSLGDPETIHFGLVPRAHRGIVTINELPDLAERIQVALLNVMEERDIQIRGYSLRLPLDVLLVATANPEDYTNRGRIITPLKDRFGAEIRTHYPFDLEDEISLIRQEALLEAEVGDHLLEVLARFVGHLRESSAVDQRSGVSARFAIAAAETVAAAAVHRAALTGEDPAVARPVDLDAVPAVLRGKLEFEAGEEGREDEILGYLLRRSVADTARGLFAGLDLHSLADAVTGGHQVATGERIAGSDVLTALPELPVLHQVAERLDVRAGDPPGRIASAVELALESLYLAKKLAKDTEDQRSVYG
- a CDS encoding VWA domain-containing protein — its product is MTGRARRYHYGAWHGGSDPLEPPVDLRSALDQIGRDVMEGASPRSALEELLRTGTRGTSGLDELTRRLWQRRSELQRRHNLDGTVQEVRRLLDRALDQERQALAAEDGEDARFRELQLSALPPDAGGSVRELAEYDWRSSEARETFEEIQRLLGGELLEQRFKGMKDALQDTTPEDVERVRAMLDDLSELLAAHARGDADVPERFGRFMAEHGEFFPENPRDVDELIDALAARSAAAQRMLNSMSEQQRAELAELSQQAFGDPRIGQALNRMDQQLRSLRPGADWSGRGRFRGDQPMGLAEATEAMAELGELEQLAEQLGQSYPGASLQDIDLEALERQLGERAVVDAQRLADIEKQLRQQGLLQRGADGNLQLSPRAMRRLGETALQSVISQLRSRKGERDTDRAGAAGELTGTTRPWAYGDTEPWDAGRTVRNAVLRRAAAGPSAPRLDIEDLEVAETEQRSRAAVALCVDTSWSMVQDGRWVPMKRTALALNHLVSTRFRSDALQLITFGRHASTVDVGELAALEGTWEQGTNLHHALLLAGRHVRRNPDAQPVVLVVTDGEPTAHLEADGEAVFQYPPTPRTLGVTLSEVDSLHRLGATLSVFMLGEDPRLEAFVDILARRGGGRVVAPSADGLGAAVVGDYLRTKRRR
- a CDS encoding SDR family oxidoreductase codes for the protein MTTDGERSLARDPFPLRGRTALVTGVSRRQGIGFAIASRMAAWGASVFLHHHRPHDVAQPWGADDLDEVRAGVAGHLSSSARIADAAGDLAGPDEPARLVRRAVDEFGRLDVLVCNHARNGSDGALGELDAAKLDGHWAVNTRSSILLAQEFAAVRGGSPGGRVVFLTSGQRAGPMPEIAYAAAKGALAEITLTIAEQLADSGITVNTVNPGPVQTGYLTEEHWATIGHMFPFGRWGEPDDPARLITWLCTDEARWITGQVIESEGGFARYRQR